AgtctaattctgtcactatcaattgattaagctattcactttctgtacaatagaagatgtttaaacccagacaccTTTTAGGGAAACACTAGTGACCTTCTCTCATTGGGTTAAGCCACAGAAGAAAAGTAGCtagcagttaaagcttacatttttctgcaTCGGTAGGCCtcctctgtctggggtggaaaggtaggcctaacttttgaaagtaccatgctcagatttataattatttgcaaacagggacagtttcgttgcaaacaagacacactaatTTGGCATTGGataaatatgataagatgaacacacaggcctatctctctgtacattcttagcctgtaatttcggtaatttgtgtggtattaaaaaagattctgctaatatgtaaaattacatagaattgcatgaaatgtttataaaaggccatTTTTTTCTTAAATATGATGAAAGAACAACCTTCTGCCCCGCAGCCCTGTGTGCTATCAAAATTCCTacgttgccatgtaatgcttacagaacgaagaacagtttctaaaacggcatatctaaggctctggtctgtccaaaaagtgagggtaaacggtagCCATGTTTtctgctatccactttatgtttaaaaaaatgtaatgcgctcagggagggtttaggtaaaatatattttgctgaagggagggccatccattttcatttcagataggtccgattttctccatgtaaccattattataaataacgttcactccctaATGAAACTAAAAGAGACTAACAGAGAAATCCCAATACACCAGATGCAAAgcctaacattttacattttactaatttagcagacgctcttatccagagcgacttacagttagtgagtacatacatttttcatactaaccTAACcacgctctctctttcccctggAGTCTGGCTTTACTGCTCCTGTCTGACTCTGTGGAGCTAAAATGACTCCTCCTGTAAACTAAGCCATTGCTCAACTGCGGAAAAATGAAAAAGGTCTCCAATGAAAATGAGAGCACTTCCGTTATGGCCAATTAGTGGTGTTTCAGACAGACTCTTTCAGACAGGCTGCCTGCAGTCCAACATCACAGTCAGATTTCCCTTTCTCCACACTCCAAAACTCTCAgttctctctcagtctgtttattTTGTTGCCTCTTTCACCCATTCCTtcattccctctttctctcccccttcctctcgaGCGGACAGGGAAAAGGTTTGAGGAGAGATCTGCCACAAAGATGCACTGACTTAACCAACCAAAAATGCCTATACGTAAATATGACCCATAAATACATCCCAGGAACAGTGTTCTCAGACTACAAAAGCTGctgaaaagacagacagacacacaccaatCAGATTAGGGAAAACGAAACTCAGGGAAGATGTGAAAAATAGATAATAGAGAGAAGATAGAATGATTGATTTATAgttggaaagagaaagagaaaagagaaagtGCTTTCAAAGAACAGAACAGCAGCTTCATTCTTACTTTGAGTTTCGTTTTCCCTAATCTGattggtgtgtgtctgtctgtcttttcagCAGCTTTTGTAGTCTGAGAACACTGTTCCTGGGATGTATTTATGGGTCATATTTACATATAGACATTTTTGGTTGGTTAAGTCAGTGCATCTTTGTGGCAGATCTCTCCTCAAACCTTTTCCCTGTTCACACGACAGGAAGGGGAATGAAGGAATGGCATGTTCTAATGAAGATTTCAATAGGTTCTAATTTCCCATCAGAGAAGCAATTCCTAAGAGAAAGGGTAATGCTGAGTCTCTTACTTGGGTCATCATTGGGGAGTGCGTGGGGGATAGCAGGGACAGTCGGGACAGCAGGGGCAACAGGGGCAGCGGTGAGGACCGGAGGAGGTGGGGGCAGTGAAGGCTTCACCATGAGCCTGAAGATGCGTCTCTCGTGCAGGCCGCAGTAGTGGTGGTGCAGGTGACAGGAGTACAGGCCCTTGTCGACAGGCTGGAGAttagagatggtcagagagaaATCCCCTACAGAGAAGGCATCCTCAGAGACACTCATCTTGTCCACGGGGAAAAGCGGTCCGTACTGCCGGCGCTCTCCAGAGGCGTACAGGTCCACCAGGCGGTCAGCTCCATCAGGTCTCACCCCAGGGGGCTGCCAGTCCCAGTGGGCTACCTGCTGCTGGTCCTCCTGCTGCCCCTCCATCCACAGGGGCCGCCTGTTCACACAAGGCAACACCACAGAGCTCCCCAGCAACACCACAAACACTGTCTTGTCCCCGTCCCAGTAGCGCTTCTCGTTACGGGCTGAGACATGACAGGACAGGTTGAAATGTGTTATTATATTAAGCAAAACAAATAGTGTCAATACGCAAAAGATTACTTAGATTATTACTATTCAGAAATGTATTGAGGGTAGTCACCTGACTTGGTGGTGTTGAGCTGTATCTTGATGGACTGGTGCAGCTGGCAGTAGTGGTGATGCAGATTACAACTATAAACACCTCGATCAGCTGTTCCTACATCTGGAAGAATAACATACATTACAAGTACATTTCTAGATTTCCAAGAATTTGTGTACTATTAATCTGGTCCAGCATGAAATGCCATATTATTTTATGGAGCATTTACAGTCATTAGCATACAATAGACCACAGGCCCAACTCACTGTTGATGACGAGGGAGAAGTTCCCGTCAGTGAAGGCGGTTTTGGGGATGGTTACTCGGCCCTTGTTGAACCCATTGTAGACTCTCTCTTTGACGCCGGTGGACATGTCCAGTATCCTTTCCACAGAGTACTCTGGTGTGCTCCGGAACAGGTCCCAGTGGACCACCCTCTGGCGGTCCTTCAGCCGGTCCCGGGTCCATATCATGTGGGGGCTGTGGCAGGGCAGCACGGCCTGGGTCCCGGCTGGGAGGGTGATGTTACGGGCCTCCACCACCACACCTAACCTGCTGCTGCTCTGGCCCCATGCTAATGCAATACACACACATGGGACATATTAGTAAACTTGGCAAACACCTAAAACCCCATAAATCACACAATTAAAATCAAAGCCGCAAACACATGCATAAATGTTTTGGATGCAATAAAATGAGTAAATAATAATAACCATAAAaatcaaaaaaaatgtatgcactcactaactgtaagtcgctctggataagagcgtctgctaaatgactaaaatgtaaatgtaaatgcaatacAATTAAGTTCTATTTTATGAGGACTTACCACTGGGCAGGAAGAAGACAGAAGAAACTGAAACAAATAATAGAAAATGCAACAGAGTCATCATAGGAACCATAATTATCTGTCTGGCAGGGTTTGACCTGAGCTGACCCCTGAGTTCTGGTCATGATGCTGTTGTGAACGGATAGCTCATACAGTAGCCAGGACTGACTGCTATTACAGCTGGGTCACTGAGACAACTGGGTGGAGGAACAGAGAAAAATAGGCCAAAAGAAAAAAGAGAAAAACAAGAAGAATGTGTAAGAATGAAGCAGGGAGTGTCAGCACCAAAGAAGTAATAAAACCATTATTGTTTTCATTAAAATACTTTATATGCCTGAGGTGAGTGAAATAAATGTGTGagctgtacactaccgttcaaaagtttggggtcacttagacatttccttgttttcgaaagaaaagcaatttttttgtccattaaaataacatcaaattgatcagtaTTTTGATGAAAACAATGATGGTCTTTATTACTCATTTGGTGCTGACACTCCCTGTTATTTAAATTTAAATTCCTCCTCCCTGCTTCATTCTTACACATTCTTCTTGTTTTTCTCTTTTTTCTTTTGGCCTATTTTTCTCCACCCAGTTGTCTCAGTGACCCAGCTGTAATtccagtgtagacattgttaatgttgtaaatggctattgtagctggaaacggctgatttttaatggaatatctacataggcgtacagaggcccattatcagcaaccatcagtcctgtgttccaatggcacgttgtgtttgctaatccaggtttatcattttaaaaggctaattgatcattagaaaacccttttgcaattatgttagcacagctgaaaactgttgtgctgattaaagaagcaataaaactgcccttcttgagactagttgagtatctggagcatcagcaattgtgggttcgattacaggatcaaaatggccagaaacaaataactttcttctgaaactcgtcagtctattcttgttctgagaaatgaaggatattccatgcaagaaattgccaagaaactgaagatctcgtacaacgctgtgtagtactcccttcacagaacagcgcaaactggctctaaccagaatagaaaaaggagtgggaggccccagtgcacaactgagcaagaggacaaatgcattagaatgtctagtttgagaaacagacggctcacaggtcctcaactggcagcttcattaaagagtacccgtaaaacaccagtctcaacgtcaacagtgaagaggcgactccgggatgctgaccttctaggcagttgcaaagaaaaagccatatctcagactggtcaataaaaagaaaagattaagatgggcaaaacacagacactggacagaggaagattggaaaaaagtgttatggacagacgaatcgaagtttgaggtgttcggatcacaaagaagaacatttgtgagacgcagaccaaatgaaaatatgctggaggagtacttgatgccatctgtcaagcatggtggaggcaatgtgatggtctgggggtgctttggtggtggtaaagtgggagatctgtacagggtaaaagggatcttgaagaaggaaggctatcactccattttgcaacgccatgccaaaCCCTGTGGACgccgcttgattggagccaatttcctcctacaacaggacaatgacccaaagcacagctccaaactatgcaagaactatttagggaagaagcagtcagctggtattctgtctataatggagtggccagcacagtcaccgaatctcaaccctattgagctgttgtgggagcagcttgaccgtatggtacgtatgaagtgcccatcaagccaatccaatttgtgggaggtgcttcaagaagcatggggtgaaa
This portion of the Coregonus clupeaformis isolate EN_2021a chromosome 24, ASM2061545v1, whole genome shotgun sequence genome encodes:
- the LOC121538505 gene encoding matrix remodeling-associated protein 8 translates to MLLLFLISSVFFLPSAWGQSSSRLGVVVEARNITLPAGTQAVLPCHSPHMIWTRDRLKDRQRVVHWDLFRSTPEYSVERILDMSTGVKERVYNGFNKGRVTIPKTAFTDGNFSLVINNVGTADRGVYSCNLHHHYCQLHQSIKIQLNTTKSARNEKRYWDGDKTVFVVLLGSSVVLPCVNRRPLWMEGQQEDQQQVAHWDWQPPGVRPDGADRLVDLYASGERRQYGPLFPVDKMSVSEDAFSVGDFSLTISNLQPVDKGLYSCHLHHHYCGLHERRIFRLMVKPSLPPPPPVLTAAPVAPAVPTVPAIPHALPNDDPSPNVVELERPRVVNVILPEHRGHFFQQMGYFLATFLLLAFIITIVIVLTQQRRKRGLEYDLRRSERSHVTGHDDITLDAIELKVCNQEYLNSDCKNNLQKERDVSKGCNKEMDGKLWM